From Amyelois transitella isolate CPQ chromosome 4, ilAmyTran1.1, whole genome shotgun sequence, one genomic window encodes:
- the LOC106138688 gene encoding lipopolysaccharide-induced tumor necrosis factor-alpha factor homolog encodes MDATMENKMGLPPPYESTAPYPAPPPSYFGSNPPPPGPVIPTAPPRTTVITTGPTRPGKLGPGPTGTLCATCNKSVVTRVEYVANNRTHIVSAALCILAGCCCGCLVPYCMTSCKTANHYCPQCKAFIGSHMPS; translated from the exons ATGGACGCAACAA tGGAAAACAAAATGGGTCTGCCACCACCTTACGAATCGACGGCACCGTATCCAGCGCCACCGCCGTCCTACTTCGGTAGTAACCCTCCACCACCAGGGCCGGTGATTCCCACGGCACCTCCTCGCACCACCGTCATCACGACTGGTCCAACGAGGCCTGGGAAGCTAGGCCCGGGGCCCACAGGTACCTTGTGTGCAACGTGCAACAAATCTGTGGTTACCAGAGTTGAATATGTGGCGAACAATCGAACACATATCGTCTCCGCTGCTCTTTGTATATTAGCTGG ATGTTGCTGCGGCTGCCTGGTGCCTTACTGCATGACGTCGTGTAAGACGGCAAACCATTACTGCCCTCAATGCAAGGCCTTCATAGGATCTCACATGCCTTCGTga
- the LOC106138640 gene encoding lipopolysaccharide-induced tumor necrosis factor-alpha factor homolog — protein MDNDNIPLYTETCPQPKIVTRHMDDNHSDGIILANQNQSPPPINVPVSLGPTNTVTICQYCHASVRTSVRHTVTNRTHMTAILCWICCCCCLPYCMNSTKNCDHYCPNCNKFLGTYEK, from the exons ATGGATAACGATAACATACCTTTATATACGGAAACCTGCCCTCAACCTAAG atCGTCACCAGACATATGGACGATAATCATTCCGACGGAATTATTTTAGCAAACCAGAATCAATCTCCGCCACCAATAAATGTCCCG GTATCGTTGGGTCCTACTAACACAGTGACCATATGTCAGTACTGCCATGCATCCGTACGCACGTCAGTACGTCACACGGTCACCAATCGTACTCATATGACCGCTATACTTTGCTGGATATG ttgctGCTGTTGTCTTCCATATTGCATGAACTCGACCAAAAATTGTGACCACTACTGTccaaattgtaataaattcctTGGCACTTATGAGAAGTGA
- the LOC106138689 gene encoding integrator complex subunit 8: protein MDVDLLRPGTVPISPDTILWFEFLLNQDLLKKHLSKPNPEPSHCDLIEEFLSVDTKNANSKPTSERAVDVDAPPSPPSSTTSINLQFTRKQLALKILALKVAASLHWNLDILERKLPPQIQQQLMQDLVYMASDTAFAIPPQEFSAELVEKPQVQFALTLYHRWILRFPVKAALYSKSNKMSYIHMPGLQTEGAFTPLNQNFEKILRMSEATRMQSIRYLEEVLSHYELSLPAGRKEPKKIKIPSMDAFIHLTEDSDDMNHDWDAGDILISQYELAMQIHFDLCYNYFFYGQHDLAAKHILGCRENSNQLEREITVYGYGTHKKIPWGEFYYASMTNEEIIGYIRALNLGYEVLNEEPSLLQKLQESIANHYTGIIAVLQADNIKREIPMVHRQVVELDIQGSASSGAFTVARDLLNRVSALNAVRYALEGGLPSTHPDFLNKFKTVGIKFFDLLFWALAPVLVSELSEKDWTNLRMFFLHLATSQCRVPIDRIDEYLKKHVGESAEKIRKKLISDEELQTIINDPIHMDDETMDIPQELLSDDWETPDFDCKSVPELEMGKLKKRLIEASTADDVRMCLVKLAMMAPASPLWKLSPSWKPAGGLGNALIALPRGFLQDFGYVISGAARARAEAGCARVALSLLSVLEGEVRNQLGTGTDNVLYRLCRQLSWEVLLLQVNVMISEWPHHRLNLTALANKCKACIAASTSNDGIVPRAQVIEACWTGLLNACDWEGAGATTGPGELAAALCAACFELQRGKATRKFPRPLWDYALAAYSNCSNGPVKRNAGGLPAHSRDVPNAATEARNAFNAFLATLREPLAISVMFSLLARLHNLLIDDSSLELVVEYTSLWPSNLSNTNNYNVKHIVESLTDMLERSLKLYPYNTSWLRLYGDVEMAGGRWGAALRRYLCALAAATWHFSKRAADEGGTARRAARCCQALAAPTQAAALCQLPDEPDYTTAFKCLAEKTGNAADAMDAYYGCLWDGTLLEVAVALHARRGEGGRRARAVKAAGALELNANNSEDIQREAAATRRARFLRALTNQYVA, encoded by the exons ATGGATGTGGACTTACTGCGACCGGGCACTGTGCCCATATCTCCAGATACAATCCTTTGGTTTGAATTTCTCCTAAATCAAGACCTCTTAAAGAAGCATCTTAGTAAACCAAATCCAG AACCATCTCACTGTGATTTAATTGAAGAATTCCTGTCAGTGGATACTAAAAATGCCAACTCTAAACCTACCAGTGAACGGGCCGTTGATGTGGATGCTCCGCCCAGCCCCCCGTCATCAACCACATCCATCAACCTTCAGTTTACTAGGAAACAGCTGGCACTTAAGATTCTAGCTCTCAAAGTGGCTGCTAGTCTTCACTGGAATTTAG ATATTCTAGAACGCAAACTACCACCTCAGATTCAGCAACAACTTATGCAGGATCTAGTTTACATGGCATCAGATACGGCATTCGCTATTCCACCCCAG GAGTTCTCAGCAGAACTTGTGGAAAAACCTCAAGTGCAATTTGCCCTTACTCTGTACCATAGATGGATTCTGCGGTTCCCAGTCAAGGCTGCCTTAtattctaaatccaataaaatgtcatacattcatat gccTGGGTTGCAAACAGAAGGGGCATTCACACCATTGAATCAAAATTTCGAGAAAATACTCAGAATGTCTGAAGCGACGCGTATGCAAAGTATCCGTTACTTAGAGGAAGTATTGTCTCATTATGAATTGTCTTTGCCAGCTGGGCGCAAAgaacctaaaaaaataaaaataccaagtATGGATGCTTTTATACACCTCACTGAAGATTCTGATGATATGAACCATGACTGGGATGCGGGCGATATCCTCATCAGCCAGTATGAACTAGCTATGCAAATTCATTTTGATCTCTgctataattatttcttttatgggCAGCATGATTTAGCTGCCAAACATATTTTAGGCTGCAGAGAGAACTCAAATCAGTTAGAAAGAGAAATAACTGTTTATGGATACGGTACTCACAAAAAAATTCCTTGGGGTGAATTCTACTACGCCAGTATGACAAATGAAGAGATAATTGGGTACATCAGGGCCTTAAATTTGGGTTATGAGGTTCTCAATGAGGAACCGTCACTCTTACAAAAGTTACAGGAATCTATTGCCAATCACTATACAGGCATCATAGCTGTTCTTCAAGCTGACAATATCAAGAGAGAAATTCCAATGGTTCATAGACAAGTAGTGGAATTAGACATACAGGGCTCTGCTTCTAGTGGAGCCTTCACAGTAGCGAGAGATCTCTTGAATAGAGTATCAGCATTGAATGCAGTAAGGTATGCTCTAGAAGGTGGTTTGCCATCCACTCACCCAGATTTTCTGAACAAGTTTAAAACTGTAGGCATAAAATTCTTTGATCTATTATTTTGGGCTCTTGCGCCCGTTTTAGTATCAGAGCTATCTGAAAAAGATTGGACAAATTTAAGAATGTTTTTCCTTCATTTGGCGACGTCTCAATGTAGAGTGCCAATTGATAGGATAGATGAATATTTGAAGAAGCACGTCGGCGAAAGTGctgaaaaaatacgaaagaAGTTGATTTCTGACGAAGAATTACAAACAATCATAAATGATCCAATTCATATGGATGATGAAACCATGGACATTCCACAAGAGCTACTTTCAGATGACTGGGAAACACCAGACTTTGATTGTAAGTCTGTACCCGAATTGGAAATGGGAAAGCTGAAGAAGCGACTTATTGAAGCGTCTACTGCCGACGATGTTCGCATGTGTCTAGTTAAACTAGCGATGATGGCGCCGGCGTCTCCATTATGGAAGCTTAGTCCTTCTTGGAAACCGGCAGGTGGCTTGGGAAATGCCTTGATTGCATTACCGAGGGGATTTTTACAAGATTTTGGGTATGTGATATCAGGGGCGGCGCGAGCAAGAGCTGAAGCTGGGTGTGCACGCGTCGCTTTGTCTCTGTTATCAGTTTTAGAAGGAGAAGTTCGTAACCAACTCGGGACAGGAACGGACAACGTACTATATCGACTGTGCCGGCAGTTGTCGTGGGAGGTGTTGCTGCTTCAAGTCAACGTGATGATCAGCGAGTGGCCTCATCACCGACTCAATTTGACGGCTCTGGCGAACAAATGTAAAGCTTGCATCGCTGCTTCCACATCTAACGATGGAATTGTACCTCGAGCACAA GTTATAGAAGCATGCTGGACGGGTTTACTGAACGCTTGCGATTGGGAGGGCGCGGGCGCCACGACGGGCCCCGGCGAGCTGGCTGCTGCGCTCTGTGCCGCTTGCTTCGAATTGCAGCGCGGGAAAGCTACCAGAAAGTTCCCGAGGCCGCTGTGGGACTATG CATTAGCAGCATATAGCAACTGCTCCAACGGTCCAGTGAAGAGAAACGCGGGCGGTTTGCCGGCACATTCCCGTGACGTGCCCAACGCCGCAACGGAAGCTCGCAACGCATTCAACGCCTTCCTCGCCACACTCAGAGAACCTTTAGCTATAAGCGTTATGTTCTCTCTCCTCGCGAGATTACATAATCTTCTAATAGATGACAGCTCTTTGGAACTCGTAGTGGAATACACGTCGTTGTGGCCCTCAAACTTATCTAATACAAATAACTATAATGTGAAGCATATTGTTGAATCTCTTACGGACATGCTGGAGCGGAGTTTGAAGTTGTACCCGTACAATACTTCGtg gTTGCGGCTCTACGGCGACGTGGAAATGGCGGGCGGGCGGTGGGGCGCGGCGCTGCGGCGCTACCTGTGCGCGCTGGCGGCCGCCACGTGGCACTTCTCCAAGCGCGCCGCCGACGAGGGCGGCACGGCCCGGCGCGCCGCGCGCTGCTGCCAAGCGCTGGCCGCGCCCACGCAGGCCGCCGCGCTCTGCCAGCTGCCCGACGAGCCCGACTACACCACCGCCTTCAAGTGTCTCGCGGAGAAG ACTGGCAACGCCGCAGATGCGATGGACGCGTATTACGGTTGCCTGTGGGACGGCACTCTACTAGAAGTGGCGGTCGCCTTACACGCGCGGCGAGGAGAAGGCGGCCGCCGGGCTCGTGCTGTGAAGGCCGCAGGAGCCTTAGAACTAAACGCCAACAACAGCGAAGATATTCAAAGGGAAGCGGCCGCTACTCGACGGGCGAGATTTCTTAGAGCCCTTACTAACCAATACGTAGCCTAA